The following DNA comes from Microbacterium wangchenii.
TTCCACGGTAGGTCCCTCGCCCGGCGAACGAGGAGATCCGGCCGATCGAAGGTCCGAAAGACCCGGGTGCTCTCGATCCGCGAGAGTCCTCGATTCCCGCGCAGCTACGCGCGAGGGTGCGCGAGCCGGTACGACTCCTTCAGGCGCTCGCTGGAGACATGCGTGTAGATCTGCGTCGTGCCCAGGCTCGCGTGTCCGAGGATCTCCTGCACGGCGCGGAGGTCGGCGCCGCCGTCCAGGAGGTGGGTTGCGGCGGAATGGCGCAGCGCGTGGGGCCCCACCGCCGCCGATCCCACGGCCGGCCCGACCGTGCGGGTGACCAGGTCGTACACCGTGCGCACCCCCAGGCGCCGTCCGCGGACGCCGAGGAAGAGTGCGGCCCCGGCATCGTCCGCGCGCGCGGCGAGCGCGGGCCGGGCACGCACGAGGTACCCGTCGAGGGCCCGGGCGGCGGCGCCGCCGTACGGCACGACCCGCTCCTTCGATCCCTTGCCCAGCACCCGCACGGTCCGCCGCTGCGGGTCCAGGTCATCCACGTCGAGTCCGCACAGCTCCGACACGCGCACGCCCGCGCCGTACAGGAGCTCGAGCACGGCGGAGTCGCGCAGCGTCACCGGGTCGCCCTCTGCGGCGCGGACCGCGAGCTCTTCGAGCACCTCGCGCAGCGAGTCGGCCGAGGCGACCTGCGGCAGCGTGCGTCCGCGTTTGGGATTGGTCAGCCGGAGCGTCGGGTCGGACTCGATGAGGTGCTCCTCCCGCGCCCAGCGGAACAGTCCGCGCACGGCGGCGGTGCGCCGCGCCAGCGTGCTGCGCGCCAGCCCGTGCTGCGCCGCGCCCCATGACCACTCCCGCAGGTGCTCGACGTCCACCTCCGCCAGCGGCGCGTCGCCGACGGTGGCGATCAGATCGTCGAGGTCGGACCGGTAGGCGCGCACCGTCGCCGGCGCAAGCCGCCGCACCGACTCCAGGTCGGCGAGGTAGGCGTCGGTCGCGGCACTCAGCAGCACTCTCCCAGAATGCCCCGCCGCGCCGCCCGTGGGGGGCGGGCGCGCGGCGGGTCACCGGGTCGGCGCGCGTCGCCAGCCGTCCCCGTCGGCCAGGAGGTCGCCGGACAGGGCGGCCAGGCCGAGCAGCGCCTCCACCTCCGCCGGCGCCAGGCCACTGCGCCGCGCCAGCTCGAGGGCCGGCGTCGCGACACGCGTGCTCGCGGCATCGAGCAGGCGCGTGAGCTCGGAGGTGCGGCTTCCGGTCGCCACTGGCGCCGCCACGGTGAACCCGAGAAGCTCTCGCACGTCGTCGGCGCCGGTGATGCACACCCCGTCGAACTCCCGCAGGATGCGGTGCGCCCCCGCGGATGCGGCGCTGGTGACCGGCCCGGGAACAGCACCGAGCGCCCGGCCGAGGGAGGCCGCGTGCGCGGCGGTGTTGAGCGACCCGCTGCGCACGCCGGCCTCCACGATGATCGTGGCGTCGGACAGCGCCGCGATGAGCCGGTTGCGCGCGAGGAACCGCCACTTGCTGGGTGCCGTGCCGCACGGCGTCTCCCCCGCCACCACGCCGTGGCTCGCGATGCGGCGGAGAAGGTCGGTGTGACCGGTCGGATACGGGCGGTCGACCCCACCGGCCAGGAGGGCGACGGTGCGGCCGCCGGCGGACAGCGCGGCCCTGTGCGCGGCGCCGTCGATCCCGTAGGCGGCGCCGGAGACGACCGTCACCCCCTCGCCGGCCAGCTCGGCCGACAGCTCCGCGGCCACATGCTCCCCGTAGCCGGTCGCCGCGCGGGCGCCCACCAGAGCGACCGCGGGCGTGACGTTCCAGTCGCCGGGCGTCCCCTGCATCCACAGCGCATGCGGCGCGTGCTCGCCCAGGTCATCCAGGCGGGTCGGCCATTCCGCGTCCCCGGGTACGACGAGCCGGGTTCCCGAACGCCGGGCGCGCTCCAGCGCCGTGGCGACGAGTGCGGGGTCGGCCCGCGGCATCCACCGCTCCCGCGCGGTCGCCATCTCCCGCGGCGACACGGGCGACTCCGCTGCGGCGCCGGAGAGGGCGTGCCGCAATGCGGGCGCCGCGCCCAGGTGCGCGATCAGCGCTCCGGCGACGCGGTCGCCCGGTTCGGTGAGCACGCTCCACACGGCACGGGCGTACACGTCGGCGGATGCAGCGGATGCGGCGCGCACGCCGCGCAATGCCGCGGTGGACGCGTCGGCCGACAGATCGAATCCACTCATGCCATGACCCCTCTCTTGAGGAAGAGGGCGCGTCCGATGTCGCCGACGTCCACGGTGGCGCGCCCGGCGAGGTCGGCGAGGGTCCAGGCGACCCGCAGGACGCGGTCATAACCGCGCAGCGTGAGCGCGCCGCGATGCAGGGCGGCATCGAGCGGCCGACGCACGATGGGCGCCAGGGCGAGCGGGCCCTGGCGAAGCCATGTCCCCGGCACGTCGGCGTTGCGGCGCCACGGTGTCTCCTTGAGCCGCGCCAGGGTGCGCTCCCGTGCGGCGAGCACCCGTCCGCGCGCGGCGGCGCTGGTCGTCACGTGTGGTGCCGCGTCGCGGTGGGCGACGGAGACCCGCCGCAGCGACAGCTCGATGTCGATGCGGTCCAGCAGCGGGCCGGACAGGCGCCCGAGGTAGCGGCGGATCGCGTGCGGCGGGCACACGCACGTGCCGCCGGGAACCCCGTACTGACCGCACGGGCATGGATTGGTCGCGAGCACCAACTGGAACCGGGCCGGATAGGACGCGTACGCCCCGGTGCGGTGGATGGCGATCGTGCCGGACTCCAGCGGCTGCCGCAGGGCATCCAGCGCCGATGCCGCGAACTCGCCCGCCTCGTCGAGGAACAGGACTCCGCCGCTCGCACGCGCGATCGCACCCGGGCGCACGACGCGCGACCCGCCGCCCACCAGAGCGCCCACGCTCGCGCTGTGGTGGGGCGCCTCCCACGGAGGCGTGCGCGAGAGGCGGGTCACCTGGGCACCCGCGAGCGAGCGCACACACGCCGCCGTGAGCGCCGCATCGTCGTCCAGGGGCGGCAGGATGCCCGGCAGCCGCCGCGCGAGCATCGTCTTGCCCGCACCCGGCGGTCCGCTCAGCAGAACGTGATGCCCACCGGCGGCGGCGACGACCATCGCCTCGACCGCCTCGGGCTGCCCGATGACGTCCGAGAGGTCGGGCACCTCGTCGGACGCCACCGGCTCGACCCCGCCCTGTACGCTCACGGCGTCGAGTTCGGGAGCATCGGTGGCCGCTCCGTGCCAGCGCAGCACGTCGGCCAGGCACACGGCGCCGAAGACCTCGATGCCCTCCACCAGCTCCGCCTCCGCCAGGTTGGCCCACGGGACGACCGCGCGGGCGACGCCACCGCGTGCCGCCGCGAGCACGGCGGGCAGCACCCCCGGCAGGGGGCGCAGTCGGCCGTCCAGCCCGAGCTCGCCGATGTGCACGGTCGAGGCCACACGCGCCGCATCCACCGGATGCTCCGTGGCCAAGGCCGCGACGGCGATCGCCACGTCGAAGCCGGACCCGTGCTTGGGCACGCTCGCCGGAGAGAGGTTCACCGTCAGGCGACGCCGCGGAAGGGGCAGGTTTCGATTGGCGCACGCATTCGTCACCCGCTGCACGGCCTCGCCGATGGCCTTGTCGGGGAGGCCGATGACCCGGAACCCCGGTGTCTGCGGCGTGAGGTCGGCCTCCACCTCGACGACGGCGCCGTCCAGCCCTGACAGCGCGATGGACAGCGTGCGCGCGGTCGTCACAGCGCATCCTCGAGGTGCTCCAGCATCGCGGTGGCCGGATCGACGCCGGTCAGCGCGATCGCGTCCACGCGCAGCCGCCGGCCGCGCGCGTCGGCGGGGTGGGACGCGATCCACGCCAGCGCCAGGCGCCACAGTCGCGCCGCCTTGCGCTCGTCGATGGCCTCGAGGGGATGGCCGAATGCGTCCGAGCGGCGGGACTTGACCTCCACGACGACGAGGTCGCGGCCGCGCACGGCGACGAGGTCGATCTCCCCCTGAGGGCACCGCCAGTTGCGGTCGAGGAGGGTGTACCCGTGCGCCCGCAGGTGCGCGGCCGCACGATCCTCGCCCGCCCTGCCGAAGTCGTCCTTGGCTGCCATGCGCTCAGCCTGACGGCGCGCGAACCCCCGGACGCGGGTGGTCGCGTCATCCGGGGACGGCGCGTGAAAGCCGGCGCCTGGGGAGGAGAGGTGGGCTCAGCCGTCGAGGGAGAGCTCTTCGGGAAGCTGGAAGTCGCGGCGCGACAGCTCCTCGACGTTGACGTCCTTGAAGGTGAGCACGCGCACGGACTTCACGAAGCGGTCTGCCCGGTAGATGTCCCACACCCACACGTCGTTCATCGAGATCTCGAAGTAGAAGTCGTGCTCGGTGTCACGACGCACGACGTTCACCTCGTTGGCGAGGTAGAAGCGGCGCTCGGTCTCGATCACGTACTGGAACTGCGAGACGACGTCGCGATACTCGCGGTACAGCGCGAGTTCGAGTTCGCGGTCGTAGTCCTCGAAGACATCGTCATCCATGGTGTCTCCATCCTAGGGCGCGGCATGCGGGTGCGGTGGGCGGAGCCCCGCCGCGTGGTCGGTCAGAACAGCGTGGGGGCGTCGGCGATCGCCCACGACTGTCGGTGATGCGGGCTCATCCCGTGCGCCCGGATCGCGTCGCGGTGCTCGGGGCTGGCGTAGCCCTTGTTGCGCACCCACTGGTAGGCCGGGGTCTCGTCGTGCAGGCCGGTCATGACCGCGTCACGGGCGACCTTGGCGATGACGGATGCCGCGGCGGCGCTCGCGCAATCGCGGTCGGCTTTGATCACGGGCGTGACGCGGAGCCCGGATGCACCGGCGGCGGTGATGTAGTCGTAGTTGCCGTCGAGGATGACGATCGCCTCTTCGGGGACCACACCGTAGGTCCGCAGGTCGGCGATGGCGCGGATCGCCGCCAGCCCGAGCGCCCGCATGATCCCGACCTGGTCGATCTCCGCCGAGCTCGCCCACCCGACGGCGCTGGCGGCGACCCACGACGACGCCCGCGCTGCCACGTCGGCACGCTTGAGCTCGGGCACGAGCTTGGAATCGCGCAGTCCGGCGGGGATCCGTTTACGTGAGCGCTCCGGGTCGATCACGGCCGCACCGACGGCCACCGGGCCTGCCAGGGCACCGCGGCCCACCTCGTCGCACGCGATGACCAGCGCGTGCTCCTTCAGCAGGCGCCGCTCGAGCGTCAGACGCGGCTCCACGACCGTCACGGCGCATCCTCGGACGAGGGAACGCCGGCGAAGACGTCATGGTGGAAGTCGATCGGACCGAAGCGGCTCACCGGCCACGTCTTGAGGAACGCCCGGCCCACGACGTTCTCCAGCGGGACGAAGCCCTCCCCCGGTTGGTCCTGGTTGTACCGGGAGTCACGCGAGCTGTCACGGTTGTCGCCCAGGACCCACAGCGACCCCTCCGGCACGTCGATCTCGTACGGCACGGGCTCGGCGGCGTCGCGGCCGGGCGGAAGGTTGAGGTAGTCGGTCTCGTCGATGGGGACGCCGTTGACACTCACCTGCCCGAGCGCGTTGCAGCAGACCACGTGGTCGCCGGCGACGCCGATCACCCGTTTGATGAGGTGATCGTCGCTGTCCGGCGCGGAGAGACCCACCAGCGACAGGAGCCACTCCCCGGCCTCCACGATCGGGGGGCGCGGGGCTCGGACGGTGGGCGGGAGCCACCCGCCCGGATCGCGGAAGACCACCACGTCGCCGCGCTCGTAGCCGCCGAACCGGGGCGTCACCTCGTCGACGAGGATGCGATCATCCACGAGCAGGGTCTGCGCCATCGACGCGGATGGGATGTAGAACGAACGCACGACGAAGGTCTTCACCAGGAACGACACCAGGAGCGCCACCACGACGATGACCACGACGTCGCGCAGGAAGATCAGCCAGCCGCGCCGGCGATCGTGCTCCCCGCCCGCGGGACCGGCGGCGGCCGCCGGGACGGATGCGGTCTGGTCGCTGCTCATGGGGATCCTTCACACCGGGCCCGCCGAGGACGACGCGGACCGCCCGTCAAGCGTCGCACACCTGGCGCGCGCAGCGGGAATCCACCCAGCGGTTCTGCGGGAAACGAGAAACGCCCCGGCCGGAGCCGGGGCGTTTCGGTACGGAGGCGCTCAGCGGTCGCGCTTCTCCTTGATCTTGGCCTTCTTGCCGCGCAGGGCGCGGAGGTAGTAGAGCTTGGCGCGGCGGACGTCGCCGCGGGTCACGACCTCGATGTGGTCGATGACCGGGCTGTGCACCGGGAAGGTGCGCTCGACGCCCACCTGGAAGCTGATCTTGCGGACGGTGAAGGTCTCGCGCACGCCGTCACCGGAGCGACCGAGCACGATGCCCTGGAAGATCTGGATACGAGAGCGCGTGCCCTCGGTGATGTTCACGTGCACCTTGACGGTGTCACCGGGACCGAAGTCGGGGATGTCGGAACGGAGCGAGGCCGCGTCGACGGCATCGAGGATCTGCATGATCTTCTCTTCCTGCGACCGCCACAGGTCGATCGCACGATGGTTGGTGAGGTTCGGAGTGTGCCCGAGGCCGCGGAACGCGGCGGTCTCCCCTGTGGCAGAGCCGGTCAGGGCACAATGATCCATTCTGCCATGGATGCGGAGCGCCCCCAAACCATCAGGCGTCCGGCGGGCGCTCCACGACGACGATCACGGGCGTCTCAGCGGCCTTGGGCTGCGCCTGCGGCTGAGGCTGCGGCGGAAGGTAGGCCGTGCCGTCGGCGGCGCGCAGGTAGGCCCGGGTGCCGTCCCGCGCCTCGCGCCACAGCTGCCACAGCGTCAGCCAGAACAGCGCGACGGCGACGAACAGGGTCAGCACGAGGACGGGCGCGAACCACGTGGCGTTGAACAGTCCCGTCGCGATGATGAGGGCATGCCAGACCCCGAACCCCAGCACGTCCCACCACGACACGGCTCGCGTCAGGCGCACGCTCGAGCGCGCCCGCACGAGGAACGCGAGGATCAGCTGGGAGACGAACACCGAGGGCATCGCGAGGAACAGCACCCACAGCAGCGCCCACCCGCCGGCGTCGAACGCGATCCAGCCGGCCAGCAGCCACGCCGGGAGCACGACGGCGGCCGGGAACAACCACCAGAAAAACGCGCGACGAAGCCACATGCTCCGATGCTAACGCGGGGGCCGCGCACCCGTCCCGGGCCCCGGATTTCCCTCGGCATCCTCTCGGCTGGCGCATGACGGAGAATGGAGGGGACGGAAGGACATCCATGATCGAGTTGCGCACCCCGGCGGAGATCGAGGCGATGCGGCCGGCCGGCCGCTTCGTGGCGGAGGCGCTGGCGACCCTGCGCGATGAGACCAAGGTGGGCACCAACCTGCTGGCGATCGACCGTCGCGCCCACGACATGATCCGTCGTGCCGGAGCCGAGTCGTGCTACATCGACTATCACCCCTCGTTCGGGGCGAGCCCCTTCGGCAAGGTCATCTGCACGTCGATCAACGACGCCGTGCTGCACGGGCTGCCGCACGACTACGCGCTGCGCGACGGCGACCTGGTGACGCTGGATTTCGCCGTGTCCGTGGACGGCTGGGTCGCCGATTCGGCGGTCTCCTTCGTCGTGGGCACACCGCGCGACGAAGACCTCGCACTCATCGACACCACCGAGCGTGCCCTGGATGCGGCGATCCACGCCGCGACCGTCGGAAACCGCATCGGCGACATCTCCGCCGCGATCGCCGCCGTCGCCCGCGCCGACGGGTACTCCATCAACAACGACTTCGGCGGGCACGGCGTGGGGCGCGAAATGCACGGCGACCCCCACGTGGCCAACGACGGCAAGCCCGGACGCGGCTATCCGCTGCGCGCAGGCCTCGTTCTGGCCCTGGAGCCGTGGTTCCTCGCCACCACCGACAAGCTCATCACCGACCCCGACGGCTGGACGCTGCGCAGCGCCGACGGGTCGCGCGGCGCGCACTCCGAGCACACCGTGGCCATCACCGAGGAGGGGCCCGTCATCCTGACGGATCGGTCCTTCCTCGGCGTGGACTGATCCGGCCGGATCAGGGCAGCGGAGTACTCACTCGGCCAGGAGGTCGGGGCGGCGCAGGCGCGTACGCTTCATCTGCTGTTCGCGGCGCCACGCGGCGATCGCGCCGTGATTGCCGCTGAGCAGGATCGGCGGCACCTCCCGGCCGCGCCACACGGCCGGCTTCGTGTACGACGGGTACTCCAGGAGACCGTCTTCGTGGGACTCCTCCACGAGGCTCTGCGGATTGCCGACGACGCCGGGGATGAGCCGGCCGATGGCTTCGATCATCGCCATCGCCGCGACCTCGCCGCCGTTGAGGACGTAGTCGCCCAGGCTGATCAGCCGCACCTCGCCCAGGGTGGCGGCCTCGGCGAAGACCCGCTCGTCGATCCCCTCGTAGCGACCGCATCCGAAGACCAGGTGCGGCGCATGCGCGAGTTCGCGCGCGGTGGACTGGCGGAACACCTCGCCGGCCGGGGACGGGAAGACGAAGACGGGGCGCTCGCGCGTGTCGCGCACGATGTCATCCAGCGCCTCGCCCCACGGCTCGGGCTTCATGACCATGCCGGCTCCGCCGCCGTAGGGGGTGTCATCGACGGTGCGGTGACGGTCGTGCGTCCAGTCCCGCAGGTCGTGGACGCGGATATCGAGCACGCCGGCCGCGCGGGCCTTGCCCAGGAGCGACACCTCGAGCGCGTCGAAGAAGGACGGGAAGATCGAGACGACGTCGATGCGCACGTCAGTCCTCCCGGGGCTCGTCCTCGTCGGATGCGGGAACGGCTTCGGCCGGCTCCGGCTCGTCGTCGGCCGCCGGGGGCAGCTCCTCGAACAGCCCGGGCGGCGGGGTGACCACCACGCGCCCGGCGGAGACATCGACCTCGGGGACGATCGCCTTCACGAACGGCACGAGGACCTCGCGCTCGCCCGCCGTCACGATCAGCAGGTCCTGCGCGGGCATGTGGTCCACGCGCGCCACGCGTCCGACCACCTCGCCGTCGCGCACGACGTCCAGGCCCACCAGCTGGTGGTCGTACCACGCGTCGTCCTCGGCGGGAGAGGTCGCGGCATCCTCATCGATCCAGAGGATGGCGCGGACGAGCTCCTCGGCGGCGGAACGGTCGTCCACGCCCTCGAAGAAGGCGACGGCGTGACTGTTCATCCAGCGGAACTCCCGCACGGTGAGCGTCTTGCCGTGCCACGGCGAGGACGTCGGCACCTGCAGTGTGAACGTCGCGCCAGGGACGAACCGGCCCTCGGGGTCATCGGTGTACAGCTCGAGCTTGAGGGCGCCCTTGAGCCCGTGCGCCTTGACCAGCCGGCCCACGCGCAGTTGCGTGCGCGGGGGCTTGGCGGGTCGGGGCTGTGCTGCGTCCGACATCAGTCGTCGGCGACGTCGACGCGAACGCGACGACCGTCCGCGAGCGCCGAGATGAGAGTACGCAGCGCTTTGGCCGTGCGTCCGCCGCGCCCGATCACGCGCCCCCGGTCGTCCGGGTGCACGCGCACCTCCAGCACGTCGCCTCGCGGGGACGTGCTGGAGCGGATGGTCACGTCGTCGGGGTGATCCACGATCCCCTTGACGACGTGCTCGAGCGCGGCGGCCAGCAACGGTTTACTCGGAGTCGGACGCCGCGGGGGCGTCGTCGGCGGAGGCGTCGGCCGCGGGGGCCTTCTTCTCGGCCTTGGGCTTGACGACGGACTTCTTGGACGAGTCGACCTCGAACGGAGCCTTCGGCTCGGCGACGCGCACCTTCGAGGAGGTGTCCTTCTCGCCCTTGAACTTGGCCCAGTCACCGGTGAGCTTCAGCAGCGCGGCGACCTGCTCGGTCGGCTGTGCGCCGACGCCGAGCCAGTACTGCGCGCGGTCGGAGTCGACCTCGATGAACGAGGGCTCCTCGGTGGGGTGGTACTTGCCGATCTCCTCGATGACACGACCATCGCGCTTGGTGCGCGAGTCGGCGACGACGATGCGGTAGTAGGGCGCGCGGATCTTTCCGAGACGCTTGAGACGGATCTTGACAGCCACGATTCTCCTGGTGGTGTGGAAGGTGACGAACCGGTCGCCGGAGTGGGGTACGCATCCGACGGAAGCTCAAATGGTCGGACCGGGGCTGGATAGAGGGTCGAGCACACGGTCCAGCCCTCTATTCTGCCAGACATCGGGGGATGCTGCGAAACGAGCGGTCGCGGTGCGTCCCCGTGTCAGACTGTCGCCATGACGGTCCCGTTCGCGCCCTCCGCACGTTCGTCGGTCGGGATCGAGTGGGAATTGATGCTCGCCGACCGCGAAACCGGCGATCTCGTCCCCCGCGCGCCCGACATCGTCGAGCCGCTGGAGGAGAGCACGAAGCTCGAGCGCTTCACCATCACGCAGGAACTGCTCACCAACACCATCGAGCTGACCAGCGGCGTCGGCGACACCGTCGCGGCCGCCGTGGATGACATCGCCGACGCGATCGCCGCCGTCCGCACGCAGACCGAGCCGCTCGGCGTCGAGCTGCTGTGCGCCGGCAGCCACCCCTTCGCGCAGTGGTACGACCAGCAGGTGACCGACAAGACGCGCTACCACAAGCTCATCGAGCGCACCCAGTGGTGGGGACGGAACATGCTCATCTGGGGCATCCACGTGCACGTGGGAGTGGAGGACGTCAACAAGGTGTTCCCCCTCATCGACGCGCTCTCGGTGTACCTGCCGCACCTGCAGGCGCTGTCGGCGTCGAGCCCGTTCTGGGCGGGAGAGCGCACCGGCTACGCCTCCAACCGCGCGCTGGTGTTCCAGCAGCTGCCCACCGCCGGGCTGCCGTGGCAGCTGGAGAACTGGGCCCAGTACGAGGCGTACCTGGATGACATGATGCGCACCGGCGTCATGGCCGACGCCACTGAGGTGCGGTGGGACGTCCGCCCCGCACCGCGCTGGGGCACGATCGAGATCCGCGCGTGCGACGGGATGTCGACCCTCCCCGAACTCGCCGCTGTCGCCGCGCTCGCCCAGACGCTCGTGGAACGCTTCTCGCGCGACCTCGACGAGGGGCGGCCGATCCCCCGCATCCCGCCGTGGTACATCCGGGAGAACAAGTGGCGCGCCGCCCGGTACGGCCTGGGCGCGCGCATCATCGTCGACGCCGAGGGGACGCAGGCGCCCGTCGTGGACCACCTCCGAGAGACGATCGACGAGGTCGCCGACATCGCCGTGGAGCTGAAGTGCGCGCGCGAGCTCGCCGCGCTCGAGACGATCCTCACGACCGGCGGCAGCTCCGCCCGTCAGCTCGCGGTGGCCGAGGCCGCCGACGGCGACCTGCGCGAGGTCGCGCAGCACCTCATCCGGGAGTTCCGCAGCGGGCCCACGCTGCGCGAGCACCTCCGCTCCTTCGCCTCCTGACCGGCCGCCGCTGGCCCGAATTCAGGAGAATCGCCGGAGTCAGGACCGAATCCGCTGCATCCCTCCTGATTCCGGTCGATCTCCTGAATCCGGTTGGTCATGATGAGCGGCTGGCGAGGTGGAGACCCTGCGCGATGGCGAGCACCACGGTCTCCTCGACGTACGCCCAGTCGAACAGCACCTGGTGGAAGTCGAACCGGAGCACCGTATAGCCGCGGAGGCGGAGGCGAGCGTCGTGGGCGATATCGCGGCGGCGGTCCGCGGCCCGGTGATGGGCGAAGCCGTCCAGCTGCACCACGAGCCGCTCCCCGATGAGCACGTCCACGGGGTGGCCATCGAGCCAGACCTGCTGGCGCAGGGCGATCCCGAGGGCGCGCATGCCCGCGAGAAAACGGGTTTCGAGTCCGGAGTCCGAGAGGAGGGATGCCGCGTCGGCCAGCTCCCGCGCCGCGGGGCTCCCCCACTGGACGGCCTGCAGGATGGGCGCCTCGGCGAGCCGCAGCCGTAACGCGGACTCCCACACGGCCATCGCCTCCGTGCGTGGCAGACACCGCGCGGCGTGGAACAGCACGTTGACGAGCGGGTCTTCGTTCGACGTCGGGGCGACCGGCGCGGGCCCCGCCGCCCAGTGCACCACGAGGCCGGCGGCGTCGAAACGAGCGGCGTTCGCGGCGACGGCGACGTGCACCCCGTCGTGGTTCGGGACCCACAGCCCGACGAGGACGGCCTGCGTGACGCACGTCGTCCGGCCGCTGACCGCTGCTGCCGCCACGCGGCGGGGATCGGCGTCAGGTGCGACGAGCCAGGAGCGGCGAACGCGGCGGAGCAACCCGAGTTCCACCGCGCGGGCGACATCGGTCTTGCCGAATCCCGCGGCGCGTGCGGCCGACGTATGGGCCACACCCTTGCCCTCGCGGACCCAGCGCAGGAGGGCGACGTGTCGAGACATGTCCTGAGCGTGCCGCCCGACCGCGACGGTCGGCGCCGTCGCACGCGATCCGTGGAGAGGACACGCCGATCGCCGCGTGGGGAGGAGACTCCGCCGCATCCGAATTCAGGAGATATGCCCGGATCAGGACGCCTGGGGCCTACTTCGGCCTGAATTCAGCGGATCTCCTGAATGTGGGCGCGGCCGCACCGGGACGGCGGCGGGTCAGCCGCGGCCGAGGAGCTTCTGCAGTTCGGCGAGGTCGGACTCGCTCGGCGCAGCCGCGCCGGCGCCGCCACCCAGGCCGAAGCCCGAGCCCGTCGGTGCGGCGGGGGCGGATGCGGCCAGGCCGGCGTTCTCCGCGGCCCGCTTGGCCGGATTGCCCGAGCGCGAGCCCTTCGACTTCTGCTGCTTGCCGCGCTTGGACGAGGCTCCGGGGCGACCGGCGCCGGGGACGGGACCCATCCCCGGGATGTTCGGCACACCGCCGCGGGCCATGGTCTTCATCATCTTCGCGGCCTGCTCGAAGCGCTGCACGAGGGAGTTCACGTCGGTCACGGTCATGCCCGAACCGCGCGCGATCCGCAGGCGCCGCG
Coding sequences within:
- a CDS encoding glutamate--cysteine ligase, which codes for MTVPFAPSARSSVGIEWELMLADRETGDLVPRAPDIVEPLEESTKLERFTITQELLTNTIELTSGVGDTVAAAVDDIADAIAAVRTQTEPLGVELLCAGSHPFAQWYDQQVTDKTRYHKLIERTQWWGRNMLIWGIHVHVGVEDVNKVFPLIDALSVYLPHLQALSASSPFWAGERTGYASNRALVFQQLPTAGLPWQLENWAQYEAYLDDMMRTGVMADATEVRWDVRPAPRWGTIEIRACDGMSTLPELAAVAALAQTLVERFSRDLDEGRPIPRIPPWYIRENKWRAARYGLGARIIVDAEGTQAPVVDHLRETIDEVADIAVELKCARELAALETILTTGGSSARQLAVAEAADGDLREVAQHLIREFRSGPTLREHLRSFAS
- a CDS encoding RNA-binding protein, translating into MLAAALEHVVKGIVDHPDDVTIRSSTSPRGDVLEVRVHPDDRGRVIGRGGRTAKALRTLISALADGRRVRVDVADD
- the rimM gene encoding ribosome maturation factor RimM (Essential for efficient processing of 16S rRNA) produces the protein MSDAAQPRPAKPPRTQLRVGRLVKAHGLKGALKLELYTDDPEGRFVPGATFTLQVPTSSPWHGKTLTVREFRWMNSHAVAFFEGVDDRSAAEELVRAILWIDEDAATSPAEDDAWYDHQLVGLDVVRDGEVVGRVARVDHMPAQDLLIVTAGEREVLVPFVKAIVPEVDVSAGRVVVTPPPGLFEELPPAADDEPEPAEAVPASDEDEPRED
- a CDS encoding endonuclease domain-containing protein encodes the protein MSRHVALLRWVREGKGVAHTSAARAAGFGKTDVARAVELGLLRRVRRSWLVAPDADPRRVAAAAVSGRTTCVTQAVLVGLWVPNHDGVHVAVAANAARFDAAGLVVHWAAGPAPVAPTSNEDPLVNVLFHAARCLPRTEAMAVWESALRLRLAEAPILQAVQWGSPAARELADAASLLSDSGLETRFLAGMRALGIALRQQVWLDGHPVDVLIGERLVVQLDGFAHHRAADRRRDIAHDARLRLRGYTVLRFDFHQVLFDWAYVEETVVLAIAQGLHLASRSS
- the trmD gene encoding tRNA (guanosine(37)-N1)-methyltransferase TrmD → MRIDVVSIFPSFFDALEVSLLGKARAAGVLDIRVHDLRDWTHDRHRTVDDTPYGGGAGMVMKPEPWGEALDDIVRDTRERPVFVFPSPAGEVFRQSTARELAHAPHLVFGCGRYEGIDERVFAEAATLGEVRLISLGDYVLNGGEVAAMAMIEAIGRLIPGVVGNPQSLVEESHEDGLLEYPSYTKPAVWRGREVPPILLSGNHGAIAAWRREQQMKRTRLRRPDLLAE
- the rpsP gene encoding 30S ribosomal protein S16, with the protein product MAVKIRLKRLGKIRAPYYRIVVADSRTKRDGRVIEEIGKYHPTEEPSFIEVDSDRAQYWLGVGAQPTEQVAALLKLTGDWAKFKGEKDTSSKVRVAEPKAPFEVDSSKKSVVKPKAEKKAPAADASADDAPAASDSE